One part of the Oligoflexus sp. genome encodes these proteins:
- a CDS encoding ABC transporter ATP-binding protein — protein MSLSIQNLSKTYPNGVHALQGIHLNIPTGMFGLLGPNGAGKSSLMRTIATLQDPDSGSIEFHGLNVLHDKTALRRQLGYLPQEFDVYPKTSAVDLLDYIAQLKGIADRKERKNLVERLLTVTNLHAVRKKAVATYSGGMKQRFGIAQALIGDPKLIIVDEPTAGLDPEERVRFHNLLAEISSDVTVILSTHIVSDVSDLCQNFAIINQGRVLAQMTPREALKTLQGKIWEKRVPRGQSQESPAGLVSMHLSMGDQVMRLHGQEAPLAGARAIEPTLEDFYFVTIKGLTP, from the coding sequence ATGAGCCTTTCGATCCAGAATCTGTCCAAGACCTATCCGAACGGCGTTCATGCGCTGCAGGGCATCCATCTGAATATCCCGACCGGCATGTTCGGTCTGCTCGGACCGAATGGAGCGGGCAAATCCTCGCTCATGCGAACGATCGCCACGCTGCAGGACCCGGATTCGGGATCCATCGAGTTTCATGGCCTGAATGTTTTGCATGACAAAACCGCGCTGCGGCGTCAGCTCGGGTATCTGCCCCAGGAATTCGATGTCTATCCGAAGACCTCGGCGGTCGACCTTCTGGATTATATCGCGCAGCTGAAGGGCATTGCCGATCGCAAGGAACGCAAAAACCTTGTGGAAAGGCTCCTGACCGTAACGAACCTGCATGCGGTGCGAAAAAAAGCGGTGGCGACCTATTCGGGTGGGATGAAGCAGCGCTTTGGGATTGCGCAGGCCTTGATTGGCGATCCGAAGCTGATCATCGTGGATGAACCCACGGCCGGCCTCGACCCCGAGGAACGCGTGCGCTTTCACAATCTTCTGGCCGAAATCAGCAGCGACGTGACCGTGATACTCTCGACGCATATCGTGAGTGATGTCAGTGACCTTTGCCAGAACTTTGCCATTATCAATCAAGGTCGAGTGCTGGCGCAGATGACGCCGCGGGAGGCCTTGAAGACTCTGCAGGGGAAAATCTGGGAGAAGCGGGTGCCGCGCGGCCAGTCCCAGGAGTCACCGGCCGGATTGGTGTCCATGCATCTTTCGATGGGCGATCAGGTGATGCGGCTTCATGGTCAGGAAGCGCCTCTCGCCGGAGCGCGCGCGATTGAGCCGACCCTTGAGGATTTCTACTTCGTGACGATCAAGGGGCTGACCCCATGA
- a CDS encoding M1 family aminopeptidase, which translates to MMQSLITNLKIELTLRKKLISTYVYFLVMATLAFLVAYSTGGGFEGITISLGNSSKALLNGSFVLHMAQLLVSLFGLLFISPIFGQAVCKDYEAKIDQIVLATPTHRIGFYLGRFLGATLVSTFIFSGIGLGYFLATQLPLLQASLLGPSHLSFYLLPYATGIIPNIMIFGSIFFAVAAFTKNMGSVYVMGILLYLGYLFSMNFTDKIDYRTLRGLVDPFGLTATSLLTEYWSPLEQDTRLVTLSGILLYNRLVWLGFSALMLGLGLLFTQKSPKLKTAQKEPLAEPAPQTIVVSSHLNFNLTARFRLLVRQLLFECRASFKNIFFVSLALAGIVFVFTTAQHIGEAYETRTYPVTYIVLAAVVGSFSLFLTSILIFYTGELVWRERQSRMSQILDALPQPGWLPLISKFLALQLIVIILLSLCGLSGMVIQLAKGYTNFEWDQVVKTLFLIAYPRFLILSCFFFLIHTLVDNKYLGHTLCTALMIAQVILPLMDFTQAIYIPAAVPGSIEYSDMNLYGPFMPRIHAYQLYWGLGGILALIGAYLLWPYGTDGALALRRRLALRRLNRPLAVFTFLVLAGFGAQGYWVYYNTHVLADFRTNAKTQRLQADYEKTYRAEWNDRDQLQYVATDIKADLFPNFQSLQAEVLYTLENKSRAPIQELFLHIPLETFQFKLEFDRPADLVKSDKDLNLFIYKFKDAVAPGARVQMTYRVEYLPLGFSGKSRETRIVANGTFFNSTDYFPSIGYDPDREISLDKEREKFGLQPKPRANPIDDKDALKFTYIGKSGNWIDFSATISTSSDQIAIAPGYLQKEWTKGDRRYFEYKMDRKILNFWSILSARYEVKKDRWNDVAIEVYYHKGHEYNVDTMIEASKKGLDYFSRAFGPYQHRQFRIIEFPRYASFAQSFPNTVPFSESIGFIAKVDPENPDDFNYPFFVTAHELAHQWWAHQVVGGNVQGSTMLSETLSQYSAAMVMEKTFGPETTAKLLRYEGRDYLMSRSAEPKREWPLALNENQGYIHYKKGLIVMYALKEAVGEEALNTAIHRFADRVRYQEPPFTTSLDFVASLKADLGPQHHALIDELFNKVVVYDNRLQSHTLTEHPDGSVTVDLEVLGRKIDVDEKGAQKAIDFTQELEFAGRDAQDKTLGTERRVIRNGVNKIQLEFAQKPKSLLLDPRFIWIDLNRDDNKLTF; encoded by the coding sequence ATGATGCAGAGTCTGATCACCAACCTTAAAATCGAGCTGACTCTTCGGAAAAAGCTGATTTCGACCTATGTTTACTTTCTGGTGATGGCGACCCTTGCCTTTCTGGTCGCCTATTCCACCGGCGGAGGCTTCGAAGGCATCACGATCTCGCTCGGCAATTCTTCGAAGGCTCTTTTGAACGGCAGCTTTGTCCTGCACATGGCTCAGCTTCTGGTCAGCCTCTTCGGGCTTCTCTTCATCAGCCCCATCTTCGGTCAGGCGGTCTGTAAGGATTATGAAGCCAAAATAGATCAGATCGTGCTGGCGACACCCACGCATCGCATTGGTTTCTATCTGGGCCGCTTCCTGGGGGCGACCCTGGTCAGCACCTTTATTTTCTCGGGCATCGGACTCGGCTATTTTTTAGCCACGCAGCTCCCTCTGCTGCAGGCTTCCCTGCTTGGGCCTTCGCACCTCAGCTTTTACCTCCTCCCCTATGCGACCGGCATTATTCCCAACATCATGATCTTCGGCAGCATCTTTTTCGCCGTCGCGGCCTTCACCAAAAACATGGGCTCGGTTTATGTGATGGGGATCCTGCTTTATCTGGGCTACCTCTTTTCCATGAATTTCACCGATAAGATCGACTATAGAACCCTGCGCGGACTCGTTGATCCCTTTGGTCTGACAGCCACCAGTCTTCTGACGGAATACTGGTCGCCCTTGGAGCAGGACACGAGGCTCGTCACGCTCAGCGGCATCCTTCTTTATAATCGCCTCGTCTGGCTCGGCTTTAGCGCGCTCATGCTGGGCCTTGGACTTTTATTCACCCAGAAGAGTCCCAAACTCAAAACCGCTCAGAAGGAGCCGCTTGCCGAACCTGCGCCGCAGACGATCGTCGTTTCTTCCCATTTGAACTTCAACCTGACCGCACGTTTCCGCCTGCTGGTGCGGCAGCTGCTCTTTGAATGCAGGGCTTCGTTTAAAAACATCTTCTTCGTCAGCCTCGCGCTGGCTGGCATCGTCTTTGTCTTCACCACAGCCCAGCATATTGGAGAGGCGTATGAGACCAGGACCTATCCTGTGACTTATATCGTCCTGGCCGCCGTGGTGGGCAGCTTCAGCCTTTTTCTGACCTCCATCCTTATCTTTTATACCGGCGAACTCGTCTGGCGCGAGCGGCAGAGCCGCATGAGCCAGATCCTGGATGCCCTGCCCCAACCCGGCTGGCTGCCCCTTATCAGTAAATTCCTTGCGCTGCAGCTTATCGTGATCATTCTCTTATCCCTTTGCGGACTGTCGGGAATGGTGATTCAGCTGGCGAAGGGTTATACGAACTTTGAATGGGATCAGGTGGTCAAAACCCTCTTTTTGATCGCCTATCCACGGTTTCTCATACTCAGCTGCTTTTTCTTCCTGATCCATACCCTGGTCGATAACAAGTACCTGGGTCACACCCTCTGCACCGCACTCATGATCGCGCAGGTGATCCTGCCGCTTATGGATTTCACGCAGGCGATTTATATTCCCGCCGCTGTTCCCGGTTCCATCGAATATTCGGATATGAATCTCTATGGACCCTTCATGCCCAGGATTCACGCCTATCAGCTCTATTGGGGATTGGGCGGGATTTTAGCGCTCATAGGAGCCTATCTGCTGTGGCCCTATGGAACCGACGGGGCTCTGGCGCTGCGCCGCAGGCTGGCTCTTCGCCGTTTGAATCGGCCTTTGGCGGTCTTCACGTTTCTGGTTCTGGCCGGATTCGGCGCCCAGGGCTACTGGGTTTACTATAACACTCATGTGCTGGCCGATTTTAGAACCAATGCCAAAACCCAGAGGCTTCAGGCTGACTACGAAAAAACCTACAGGGCCGAATGGAATGATCGCGATCAGCTTCAGTATGTGGCGACCGATATCAAGGCCGACCTTTTTCCCAATTTCCAAAGCCTGCAGGCTGAAGTCCTTTATACGCTCGAAAACAAAAGTCGTGCGCCCATCCAGGAATTATTTCTTCACATTCCCTTGGAAACTTTTCAATTCAAACTGGAATTCGATCGCCCGGCTGACCTTGTCAAGTCAGACAAGGATTTGAACCTCTTCATCTATAAATTCAAGGATGCGGTCGCACCTGGAGCCCGCGTGCAGATGACCTATCGCGTCGAATACCTGCCGCTGGGATTTTCCGGGAAGTCACGGGAAACCCGGATCGTCGCGAATGGAACATTTTTCAACAGCACGGATTATTTCCCCAGTATCGGTTACGATCCTGATCGCGAGATCAGTCTGGACAAGGAACGGGAAAAATTCGGCCTTCAGCCGAAACCGCGGGCCAATCCCATAGATGATAAGGATGCTTTGAAGTTCACCTATATCGGCAAAAGCGGCAATTGGATTGATTTCTCGGCCACGATCAGCACCAGCAGCGATCAGATCGCGATCGCGCCCGGTTATCTGCAGAAGGAATGGACCAAGGGCGATCGCCGCTATTTCGAGTATAAGATGGATCGCAAAATCCTGAACTTCTGGTCGATTCTTTCAGCGCGCTACGAAGTGAAGAAAGATCGCTGGAACGATGTCGCGATCGAGGTCTATTATCACAAAGGTCATGAATACAACGTGGACACGATGATCGAGGCGAGCAAAAAAGGGCTCGACTATTTTTCGCGCGCCTTCGGCCCCTATCAGCATCGGCAGTTCCGCATCATCGAATTCCCACGCTATGCGAGCTTCGCGCAATCCTTTCCGAATACCGTGCCATTTTCCGAGTCCATTGGTTTTATTGCGAAGGTGGATCCAGAGAATCCCGACGATTTCAACTACCCCTTCTTCGTGACCGCCCATGAGCTGGCCCATCAGTGGTGGGCCCACCAGGTGGTCGGCGGCAACGTGCAGGGGTCCACCATGCTGAGCGAGACCCTTTCGCAATACAGTGCGGCCATGGTGATGGAAAAAACCTTCGGCCCCGAGACGACCGCCAAACTCCTTCGCTATGAAGGTCGCGACTATCTGATGAGCCGCAGCGCGGAGCCGAAAAGGGAATGGCCTTTGGCTTTGAATGAGAATCAAGGCTATATCCATTATAAAAAGGGTCTGATCGTCATGTACGCGCTGAAGGAAGCCGTCGGCGAAGAAGCCCTGAACACGGCCATCCACCGATTCGCCGACAGGGTCCGTTATCAGGAGCCGCCCTTCACCACCTCGCTCGACTTTGTCGCCAGCCTGAAGGCGGACCTTGGACCCCAGCATCACGCGCTGATCGACGAGCTCTTCAATAAGGTCGTGGTCTATGACAACCGCCTGCAAAGCCATACGCTGACGGAACACCCGGATGGCTCGGTGACAGTGGACCTTGAAGTTCTGGGTCGCAAGATCGATGTCGATGAGAAGGGTGCGCAGAAGGCTATCGACTTTACCCAGGAGCTGGAATTCGCCGGGCGCGATGCTCAGGATAAAACCCTGGGGACCGAGCGTCGCGTGATCCGCAATGGAGTGAATAAAATTCAGCTTGAATTCGCTCAAAAACCAAAGTCCCTGCTGCTGGATCCCCGCTTTATTTGGATAGATTTGAACCGCGATGATAACAAACTGACCTTCTAG
- a CDS encoding YihY/virulence factor BrkB family protein: MKAFQFQTAKKLLKDTFDLWLDVNATRLGAALSYYSVFSLGPMLIIAIAVAAFFFGEEAARGEIFTQLRGIIGDAGAAAVQLLVKASTKPVSGGIAAASSLITLFIGATGVVVQLKDALNTIWGVRAKPGRTLKVFFKNYVMSIASLLGLGFILVVSLMASAILQFLGGYIGALLPFPEQVLALINTLFSFSMISLLFALIFKVLPDVEIRWKDVLPAAAFTGIMFTIGKSLVGLYLGSQSLDSSYGAAASVVVILLWVYYLAQVLFFGACFSKIYALHQGQPIEVGEDVQFEKPMPPLGSPGRPTPAS, translated from the coding sequence ATGAAAGCTTTTCAATTTCAGACTGCGAAGAAACTTCTGAAAGACACCTTCGACCTGTGGCTGGATGTCAATGCCACGCGTCTGGGGGCTGCACTTTCCTATTATTCGGTGTTTTCCCTGGGGCCGATGCTGATTATTGCCATCGCGGTGGCCGCCTTTTTCTTCGGTGAGGAGGCCGCAAGGGGCGAGATCTTTACCCAGCTGCGTGGCATCATTGGTGACGCTGGAGCCGCAGCGGTGCAGCTGCTGGTGAAAGCCTCCACCAAGCCGGTATCAGGCGGAATTGCCGCAGCCTCCAGTTTGATTACGCTGTTCATCGGGGCCACCGGCGTCGTGGTGCAGCTGAAAGACGCTCTGAATACCATCTGGGGCGTGCGCGCGAAACCCGGCCGCACCTTGAAGGTCTTTTTCAAAAACTACGTGATGTCGATCGCCTCTCTCTTGGGCCTGGGCTTTATCCTGGTCGTCTCTTTGATGGCGTCGGCCATCCTCCAGTTTCTGGGCGGTTATATCGGGGCCCTTCTGCCCTTTCCCGAACAGGTGCTGGCCCTCATCAACACCCTCTTTTCCTTCAGCATGATCAGCCTTCTTTTTGCGCTGATTTTTAAAGTTCTGCCTGACGTGGAAATCCGCTGGAAGGACGTTCTCCCCGCCGCTGCCTTCACGGGGATCATGTTCACGATCGGTAAAAGCCTCGTCGGTCTTTACCTTGGCAGTCAGTCCCTCGACTCCTCTTACGGCGCTGCAGCTTCGGTGGTGGTCATACTGCTTTGGGTTTATTACCTGGCCCAGGTGCTCTTCTTCGGTGCCTGCTTCAGTAAGATCTATGCCCTGCATCAGGGCCAGCCGATCGAAGTGGGCGAAGACGTGCAGTTTGAAAAGCCTATGCCGCCGCTCGGCAGCCCCGGTCGTCCGACTCCTGCCAGCTGA
- a CDS encoding right-handed parallel beta-helix repeat-containing protein — protein MVHRGKVLLICLVMGTGCKLISTSFRGKHNKGSESPAAPATSADGSGAGGTDLPNIPKTGPTVADEVFRIPEPTADVPLEGTVVRRPNGGIEISGAIAGVWDKKVAPVYVVGDITLKNGKTLIVKEGVEVFFDPNARFYVEGAQLKIAGTAAEPVRFTSLTPEQTWQGIRVCSATACDTEEVKGKIEIRHAIFERARKADTNPNDVTWRRGGVFNIRMTETVVIEDSVFQNNFSLERGGAIEVIAENPNIIFRRNTLRDNSNDGGGGALQITHGRNLKIEQNTFINNSSKADGGGIAFIDSAAILLSGNTFENNKAGEPGGAISCDGHGTTIAIDGSNVFKGNTPNDILCKEE, from the coding sequence ATGGTGCATCGCGGCAAAGTTCTGCTGATCTGCCTCGTTATGGGTACGGGCTGCAAACTGATATCCACTTCCTTTCGGGGCAAGCATAATAAAGGCTCGGAAAGCCCCGCGGCACCCGCCACCAGCGCGGATGGATCAGGGGCCGGCGGCACCGACCTTCCCAATATTCCCAAAACCGGCCCCACGGTTGCCGATGAAGTCTTCCGCATCCCCGAGCCCACCGCCGATGTTCCCTTGGAAGGCACCGTGGTGAGACGACCCAACGGTGGCATCGAGATTTCCGGGGCGATCGCCGGCGTCTGGGATAAAAAAGTGGCCCCTGTTTATGTGGTCGGCGACATCACCCTGAAAAACGGCAAAACGCTGATCGTGAAGGAAGGCGTCGAGGTTTTCTTCGATCCCAACGCCCGCTTTTACGTGGAAGGCGCCCAGCTGAAAATCGCCGGCACAGCGGCGGAACCCGTCCGCTTTACGAGCCTGACCCCGGAGCAGACCTGGCAAGGCATAAGGGTCTGCTCGGCCACGGCCTGCGATACCGAAGAGGTGAAGGGCAAGATCGAGATCCGCCACGCGATCTTCGAAAGAGCGCGCAAGGCCGATACCAATCCCAACGATGTCACCTGGCGGCGCGGCGGCGTCTTCAATATCCGCATGACCGAAACCGTGGTGATCGAGGACAGCGTCTTTCAAAATAATTTCAGTCTCGAACGCGGCGGCGCGATCGAAGTCATCGCCGAGAATCCCAACATCATCTTTCGGCGCAATACCCTGCGTGACAACAGCAATGACGGCGGCGGCGGCGCGCTGCAGATCACTCACGGCCGCAATCTGAAGATCGAGCAGAATACCTTTATCAACAACAGCAGCAAGGCCGACGGAGGTGGTATCGCCTTCATCGATTCGGCAGCCATCCTGCTCTCGGGCAATACTTTTGAAAACAACAAGGCCGGCGAGCCCGGAGGCGCGATTTCCTGCGATGGTCATGGAACCACGATCGCGATTGATGGAAGCAATGTCTTCAAAGGCAATACGCCGAATGACATTCTTTGCAAGGAAGAGTGA
- a CDS encoding YkgJ family cysteine cluster protein, whose protein sequence is MSQAKKDIDVAWIPTAEAQRGTTQEGLLVQAFLQYRHWLRDQKEAAVQTRSLEKIDQVFQKAPEAISCTAGCAACCHARVDISKHEKRLLLTHLKQHKVQINKERLAIQAQALREGRWDLLPFADRRCVFLDQESRCSIYESRPLLCRRYFVTSLKEHCYDENWSQIARVTDSDADGFLSAVFTKFKFEALPLFLSENLDKID, encoded by the coding sequence GTGTCACAAGCGAAGAAAGACATCGACGTGGCCTGGATCCCCACGGCCGAAGCGCAGCGGGGCACCACGCAGGAAGGCCTTCTGGTTCAGGCTTTTTTGCAGTATCGGCACTGGCTGCGTGATCAGAAAGAGGCTGCGGTCCAGACCCGTTCCCTGGAAAAAATTGATCAGGTTTTTCAAAAAGCCCCCGAAGCGATCAGCTGCACGGCAGGCTGCGCGGCCTGCTGTCATGCGCGCGTGGATATTTCCAAGCATGAAAAGCGTCTCCTCCTGACCCATCTGAAGCAGCATAAAGTGCAGATCAATAAGGAACGGCTTGCCATCCAGGCTCAGGCTCTGCGCGAAGGTCGCTGGGACCTGCTGCCCTTCGCCGATCGCCGCTGCGTATTCCTGGATCAAGAAAGTCGCTGCTCGATCTACGAAAGCCGGCCTTTGCTCTGCCGCCGTTATTTTGTGACCTCGCTCAAGGAACACTGCTACGACGAAAATTGGAGCCAGATCGCAAGGGTCACGGATTCTGACGCCGATGGTTTTCTATCGGCGGTCTTCACCAAATTTAAATTCGAAGCCCTGCCCCTTTTTTTGAGTGAGAACCTCGATAAGATTGACTAG
- a CDS encoding amidohydrolase family protein, protein MGTTRIVALLCLLSTGPLSARTLIHAKQLIDGRTSRPQENMTLIVNGNRIEGVEKGFVAPGPGDQLIDLKNATIMPGFMDMHVHLSTEFSQKSYLERYTLNTADYALEAAVRAERTLQAGFTSVRDLGDTDNVTVALRRMIDSGKLKGPRIWAATKSIATTGGHADPTNGARQGMLPEPTPEMGVINGPDEARKAVRQRYKDGADLIKITATGGVLSPAKSGQNAQFTAEELAAIISTARDYGMTVAAHAHGTEGMKRAVLAGVDSIEHGTYMTDEVMQLMKSRGTFFVPTLEAGQWVTEKAKIQDFFPEMVRVKAISIGPKIMDTFSRAMKAGVRLAFGTDTGVSEHGRNAEEFLLMVKAGLGPMEAIQLATWNAAQLLKAEDRLGSLEKGKLADIVAVEGNPLQDISLLTKISFVMKDGEVVRHGARDQRLSAR, encoded by the coding sequence ATGGGAACAACCCGCATCGTGGCACTGCTCTGTCTTTTGTCGACAGGTCCACTGTCCGCACGCACGCTGATTCATGCGAAGCAGCTGATTGATGGCCGCACGTCCCGCCCCCAGGAAAACATGACACTGATTGTGAACGGGAATCGCATCGAAGGCGTGGAAAAAGGCTTTGTCGCCCCGGGGCCCGGTGATCAGCTCATTGACTTGAAAAATGCGACGATCATGCCTGGATTTATGGACATGCACGTGCACCTGAGCACCGAGTTCAGTCAAAAATCCTATCTGGAACGCTACACCCTGAATACAGCCGACTACGCTTTGGAAGCTGCAGTTCGTGCGGAACGGACGCTTCAGGCCGGCTTCACGAGCGTACGCGATCTGGGTGATACCGATAACGTGACGGTTGCCCTGCGGCGCATGATTGATTCGGGGAAATTAAAAGGTCCGCGCATCTGGGCGGCCACCAAATCCATTGCGACCACGGGGGGCCACGCCGATCCTACGAATGGGGCGCGGCAGGGTATGTTGCCGGAACCGACCCCGGAGATGGGCGTGATCAATGGACCGGATGAGGCGCGCAAGGCCGTGCGGCAACGCTATAAGGATGGCGCGGATCTGATTAAAATTACCGCAACCGGCGGCGTTCTGAGTCCAGCAAAAAGCGGACAGAATGCGCAGTTCACCGCCGAGGAACTGGCTGCGATCATCAGCACGGCCCGCGACTACGGGATGACTGTCGCAGCGCATGCGCATGGAACCGAGGGCATGAAGCGAGCGGTGCTGGCGGGCGTGGATTCCATTGAGCATGGAACCTACATGACGGATGAGGTGATGCAGCTGATGAAAAGCCGCGGAACCTTTTTCGTGCCCACCCTGGAGGCCGGGCAATGGGTCACGGAAAAAGCTAAAATCCAGGACTTTTTCCCGGAAATGGTGCGCGTGAAGGCCATCAGCATCGGCCCGAAAATCATGGACACCTTTTCACGGGCGATGAAGGCCGGTGTGCGACTCGCCTTCGGAACCGATACGGGTGTCTCCGAACACGGCCGCAACGCCGAGGAATTCCTTCTGATGGTCAAGGCGGGACTCGGCCCCATGGAGGCCATTCAGCTGGCCACGTGGAATGCCGCGCAGCTTCTGAAGGCTGAGGATAGACTCGGGTCCCTCGAAAAGGGCAAGCTTGCCGACATCGTCGCTGTTGAAGGGAACCCGCTGCAGGACATCAGCCTTCTGACAAAAATTTCTTTCGTAATGAAAGATGGCGAAGTCGTGCGGCATGGGGCCCGTGATCAACGGCTCAGTGCGCGTTAA